The following are encoded in a window of Nakamurella sp. A5-74 genomic DNA:
- a CDS encoding Type 1 glutamine amidotransferase-like domain-containing protein: protein MKMLLTSAGVKNAAIRDRLDSMLAKPVSQSHALAIPTAGYGHPMVDPTRAHSFISGQGSETPMTELGWASVGVLELTALPSIDADRWRTWVRAADVLLVNGGDALYLAHWMRLSGLADLLPSLTDMVWVGLSAGSMVMTPRIGDDFVEWQAPSGSDEALGLVDFSIFPHLEHPRLAWNTLSNARRWATTLDGPAYAIDDDTAISVIDGEVEIVSEGQWEFLPAPKPTPASAPAEDR, encoded by the coding sequence ATCAAGATGCTGCTCACCTCGGCGGGCGTCAAGAACGCCGCCATCCGCGACCGGCTGGACTCGATGCTGGCAAAGCCTGTGTCACAGAGCCATGCCCTCGCCATTCCCACCGCCGGGTACGGCCACCCGATGGTCGATCCCACCCGGGCGCACAGTTTCATCAGCGGCCAGGGCTCGGAGACCCCGATGACCGAGTTGGGCTGGGCCTCTGTCGGCGTCCTGGAGCTGACCGCGCTGCCCAGCATCGACGCCGACCGCTGGAGGACCTGGGTCCGCGCGGCCGATGTGCTGTTGGTCAATGGTGGTGACGCGCTCTACCTGGCGCACTGGATGCGCCTGTCCGGACTGGCCGACCTGCTGCCGTCGCTGACGGACATGGTCTGGGTCGGGCTGAGCGCCGGCAGCATGGTGATGACGCCCCGGATCGGGGACGACTTCGTTGAGTGGCAGGCGCCCAGCGGTTCCGATGAGGCCTTGGGGCTCGTCGACTTCTCCATCTTCCCGCACCTGGAGCACCCGCGACTTGCGTGGAACACCCTCTCCAACGCCCGCCGCTGGGCAACGACCCTCGACGGACCGGCCTACGCGATCGACGACGACACGGCCATCTCGGTGATCGACGGGGAGGTCGAGATCGTGTCCGAGGGCCAGTGGGAATTCCTCCCGGCACCGAAACCGACACCGGCATCGGCACCGGCCGAGGACCGATGA
- a CDS encoding acyl-CoA desaturase, with protein sequence MTLTIEPTDRRSGKPGAATSTTEYSQVLQAVQSQGLLERRYGYYAIKTALLFLALAGVWVAFSFLGTNWAQLGIAVALAIVITQVIFLGHDAAHKQIFKSRKANDRVAMVLGTVIAGISLSWWNAKHSKHHATPNQIGKDPDIEPSIVHFYTAEKPIRSRIALFMHAHQGWWFFPILVVESLNLQVQSVIWLFGKRDVRKYRVELVLMMARIIALPVALFVFLPAGMATLFFLVHTATIGVYLGASFAVSHVGMPVIPATEKMSFFDRQVRSSRNVLGGRIASGLMGGLNFQIEHHLFPSMPRPNLRKAVPIIREHCAAKDVKYHEVPIYTAWSIVVKHLNRVGMAGRDLYGCPTASVLR encoded by the coding sequence ATGACGCTCACCATCGAACCGACCGATCGCCGCTCCGGCAAACCCGGCGCCGCCACCTCCACCACTGAGTACTCGCAGGTTTTGCAGGCAGTGCAGAGCCAGGGCCTGTTGGAGCGCCGCTACGGCTACTACGCGATCAAGACCGCGCTGTTGTTCCTCGCCCTCGCCGGTGTCTGGGTGGCGTTCTCGTTCCTCGGAACCAACTGGGCGCAACTGGGCATCGCCGTGGCCCTGGCCATCGTCATCACCCAGGTGATCTTCCTGGGGCACGACGCCGCCCACAAACAGATTTTCAAGTCCCGCAAGGCCAATGATCGCGTCGCGATGGTCCTCGGCACCGTCATCGCCGGCATCAGCCTGTCGTGGTGGAACGCCAAACACTCCAAGCACCACGCGACGCCGAACCAGATCGGCAAGGACCCGGACATCGAGCCGTCGATCGTGCACTTCTACACCGCCGAGAAGCCGATCCGGTCTCGCATCGCCTTGTTCATGCACGCCCACCAGGGGTGGTGGTTCTTCCCGATCCTGGTCGTCGAGTCGCTGAACCTACAGGTGCAGAGCGTCATCTGGCTGTTCGGTAAGCGGGACGTGCGCAAGTATCGGGTCGAGCTCGTCCTGATGATGGCGCGGATCATCGCACTGCCGGTGGCGCTGTTCGTCTTCCTGCCCGCCGGGATGGCGACCCTGTTCTTCCTCGTCCACACCGCCACCATCGGTGTCTACCTCGGGGCATCCTTCGCAGTCAGCCACGTCGGCATGCCGGTCATTCCGGCCACCGAGAAGATGAGCTTCTTCGACCGTCAGGTCCGCAGCTCGCGCAATGTCCTGGGTGGTCGGATCGCCAGCGGCCTCATGGGCGGCCTGAACTTCCAGATCGAGCACCACCTGTTCCCGAGCATGCCGCGCCCCAACCTGCGCAAGGCGGTGCCGATCATCCGCGAGCACTGCGCGGCCAAGGACGTGAAGTACCACGAGGTGCCGATCTACACGGCCTGGAGCATCGTGGTGAAACACCTGAACCGGGTGGGCATGGCCGGCCGCGATCTGTACGGCTGCCCCACCGCGTCCGTTCTGCGCTGA
- the rplI gene encoding 50S ribosomal protein L9, whose translation MKLILTTDVENLGEPGEIVEVKDGYGRNYLLPQGKAIIATKGAEKQVLTIKRAQKAREVRGVEHANEIKQKLEKLVVTLTARTTGVDAKKLFGSITNEDIADAVKSAGGPTLDRRTIVTDGHIKTTGKHAVSVKLHPEVSASFQVSVVGEA comes from the coding sequence ATGAAGCTCATCCTGACCACCGACGTCGAGAACCTCGGTGAACCCGGCGAGATCGTCGAGGTGAAGGACGGCTACGGCCGCAACTACCTCCTGCCGCAGGGCAAGGCCATCATCGCCACCAAGGGCGCTGAGAAGCAGGTCCTGACGATCAAGCGCGCCCAGAAGGCCCGCGAGGTCCGCGGTGTCGAGCACGCCAACGAGATCAAGCAGAAGCTCGAGAAGCTGGTCGTCACCCTCACCGCCCGCACCACCGGCGTCGATGCCAAGAAGCTGTTCGGCTCGATCACCAACGAGGACATCGCTGACGCGGTGAAGTCGGCCGGCGGCCCGACCCTGGACCGTCGTACGATCGTCACCGACGGGCACATCAAGACCACCGGCAAGCACGCCGTGTCGGTCAAGCTGCACCCCGAGGTGTCGGCGTCCTTCCAGGTCTCCGTCGTCGGCGAGGCCTGA
- the rpsR gene encoding 30S ribosomal protein S18, translating into MPKPPVRKPKKKVCAFCKETAPAIDYKDTTLLRRFISDRGKIRARRVTGNCTQHQRDIATAVKNAREVALLPYTSTAR; encoded by the coding sequence ATGCCCAAGCCCCCCGTACGGAAGCCGAAGAAGAAGGTCTGTGCCTTCTGCAAGGAAACGGCACCGGCCATCGACTACAAGGACACGACGCTGCTGCGTCGTTTCATCTCGGACCGTGGCAAGATCCGCGCCCGTCGCGTCACCGGCAACTGCACCCAGCACCAGCGCGACATCGCCACGGCCGTGAAGAACGCCCGTGAGGTCGCCCTGCTGCCCTACACCTCGACCGCGCGCTGA
- a CDS encoding single-stranded DNA-binding protein, with amino-acid sequence MAGDTIITVVGNLTADPELRFTASGAAVANFTVASTPRTLDRTSGEWKDGEALFLRCNIWRQAAENVTESLTRGSRVIVTGRLKQRSFETKEGEKRTVIELEVDEIGPSLRYATAKVNKTARQEGSGGGSGGFGGGNSGGGGQSRGGSAPVDDPWASAPPAGGGGGGYSDEPPF; translated from the coding sequence ATGGCGGGCGACACGATCATCACGGTCGTCGGCAATCTGACCGCCGATCCCGAGCTCCGCTTCACCGCCTCCGGCGCGGCCGTTGCGAACTTCACCGTCGCATCGACCCCTCGGACGCTCGACCGCACCAGCGGCGAGTGGAAGGACGGCGAGGCCTTGTTCCTGCGCTGCAACATCTGGCGGCAGGCTGCCGAGAACGTGACGGAGTCGCTCACCCGCGGCTCCCGCGTGATCGTCACCGGTCGGCTCAAGCAGCGCAGCTTCGAGACCAAGGAAGGCGAGAAGCGCACCGTCATCGAGTTGGAGGTCGACGAGATCGGCCCCTCGCTGCGGTACGCGACCGCCAAGGTCAACAAGACTGCTCGTCAGGAAGGCTCCGGCGGGGGTTCGGGCGGCTTCGGCGGCGGTAACAGCGGCGGCGGCGGGCAGTCCCGCGGCGGCAGCGCTCCGGTCGACGACCCCTGGGCCTCGGCTCCGCCTGCCGGCGGCGGCGGCGGCGGTTACTCGGACGAACCCCCGTTCTGA
- the rpsF gene encoding 30S ribosomal protein S6, whose translation MSPQEVYVSTLVAPRHYELLLILDPSLDERTVAPSIDTFLNVIRQGDGTVEKVDVWGKRRLSFEIRKQPEGIYAVIDVNCTPDVVKELDRQLNLNESVLRTKITRPGKK comes from the coding sequence ATGAGTCCACAGGAGGTGTACGTGAGCACTCTTGTTGCTCCGCGTCACTATGAGCTTCTGCTCATCCTCGATCCCTCGCTCGACGAGCGCACTGTCGCTCCGTCGATCGACACGTTCCTCAACGTGATCCGTCAGGGAGACGGCACCGTCGAGAAGGTCGACGTGTGGGGCAAGCGGCGGCTCTCCTTCGAGATCCGCAAGCAGCCCGAAGGCATCTACGCCGTGATCGACGTCAACTGCACCCCCGACGTCGTGAAGGAGCTCGACCGTCAGCTCAACCTGAACGAGTCCGTGCTCCGCACCAAGATCACCCGACCGGGCAAGAAGTAA